The Euphorbia lathyris chromosome 2, ddEupLath1.1, whole genome shotgun sequence genome includes a window with the following:
- the LOC136219471 gene encoding auxin-responsive protein IAA13 isoform X1, producing MEGGLSLLGGSGSSGVSTNEVEVVDAESSSYPVEAELELGLGLSLGGGGCGGNKGKKGNASCGRILTAKDFPVSGTKRAADLVSNNESGSPTSASEFLCESSQVVGWPPIRTYRINNLVNQAKASRSEQDKLINTEKDKSKDGLNKKICNGNKTGATGNEKGRLGFVKVNMDGVPIGRKIDLNAHVSYETLAQTLEDMFFRSTPSISSIGSGEKQEQRKPSMLLDGSSEFVLTYEDKEGDWMLVGDVPWGMFLNSVKRLRIMRTCEANGLAPRFQDRNGRQRSKPT from the exons ATGGAAGGTGGACTTAGTTTGCTTGGAGGTTCTGGTTCATCAGGGGTGTCAACAAATGAAGTAGAGGTGGTGGATGCTGAGTCAAGCTCCTACCCAGTTGAGGCGGAGCTGGAACTAGGACTCGGTCTCAGTCTTGGTGGTGGTGGTTGTGGAGGGAATAAGGGGAAAAAAGGAAACGCTTCTTGTGGGAGAATCCTCACTGCTAAGGATTTTCCTGTTTCTGGGACTAAAAGAGCTGCTGACCTTGTTTCTAATAATGAGTCTGGATCCCCTACTTCTGCCAG TGAATTCCTTTGTGAGAGCAGTCAGGTTGTGGGGTGGCCACCTATAAGGACTTACAGGATTAACAATTTGGTTAATCAAGCTAAGGCTTCAAGATCTGAACAAGACAAATTGATCAATACTGAGAAAGataaatcaaaagatggcttgAACAAGAAAATTTGCAATGGTAACAAGACCGGTGCTACCGGTAACGAAAAAGGGCGTCTCGGATTTGTTAAGGTGAATATGGATGGAGTTCCTATTGGAAGGAAAATAGATTTGAATGCTCATGTTTCCTATGAAACACTTGCACAAACATTGGAGGACATGTTTTTCAGGTCCACCCCATCCATCTCTTCAATTG GATCTGGAGAGAAACAAGAACAGAGAAAACCCTCTATGCTTTTGGATGGTTCATCTGAGTTTGTGCTCACCTATGAGGATAAAGAGGGAGATTGGATGCTCGTCGGAGATGTTCCATGGGG GATGTTCCTGAACTCTGTTAAGAGGCTCCGAATCATGAGAACATGCGAAGCAAATGGACTTG CTCCAAGATTCCAAGATAGGAATGGAAGACAAAGAAGCAAGCCAACTTAG
- the LOC136219471 gene encoding auxin-responsive protein IAA13 isoform X2: MEGGLSLLGGSGSSGVSTNEVEVVDAESSSYPVEAELELGLGLSLGGGGCGGNKGKKGNASCGRILTAKDFPVSGTKRAADLVSNNESGSPTSASQVVGWPPIRTYRINNLVNQAKASRSEQDKLINTEKDKSKDGLNKKICNGNKTGATGNEKGRLGFVKVNMDGVPIGRKIDLNAHVSYETLAQTLEDMFFRSTPSISSIGSGEKQEQRKPSMLLDGSSEFVLTYEDKEGDWMLVGDVPWGMFLNSVKRLRIMRTCEANGLAPRFQDRNGRQRSKPT, translated from the exons ATGGAAGGTGGACTTAGTTTGCTTGGAGGTTCTGGTTCATCAGGGGTGTCAACAAATGAAGTAGAGGTGGTGGATGCTGAGTCAAGCTCCTACCCAGTTGAGGCGGAGCTGGAACTAGGACTCGGTCTCAGTCTTGGTGGTGGTGGTTGTGGAGGGAATAAGGGGAAAAAAGGAAACGCTTCTTGTGGGAGAATCCTCACTGCTAAGGATTTTCCTGTTTCTGGGACTAAAAGAGCTGCTGACCTTGTTTCTAATAATGAGTCTGGATCCCCTACTTCTGCCAG TCAGGTTGTGGGGTGGCCACCTATAAGGACTTACAGGATTAACAATTTGGTTAATCAAGCTAAGGCTTCAAGATCTGAACAAGACAAATTGATCAATACTGAGAAAGataaatcaaaagatggcttgAACAAGAAAATTTGCAATGGTAACAAGACCGGTGCTACCGGTAACGAAAAAGGGCGTCTCGGATTTGTTAAGGTGAATATGGATGGAGTTCCTATTGGAAGGAAAATAGATTTGAATGCTCATGTTTCCTATGAAACACTTGCACAAACATTGGAGGACATGTTTTTCAGGTCCACCCCATCCATCTCTTCAATTG GATCTGGAGAGAAACAAGAACAGAGAAAACCCTCTATGCTTTTGGATGGTTCATCTGAGTTTGTGCTCACCTATGAGGATAAAGAGGGAGATTGGATGCTCGTCGGAGATGTTCCATGGGG GATGTTCCTGAACTCTGTTAAGAGGCTCCGAATCATGAGAACATGCGAAGCAAATGGACTTG CTCCAAGATTCCAAGATAGGAATGGAAGACAAAGAAGCAAGCCAACTTAG